Part of the Dehalococcoidia bacterium genome is shown below.
CGGAAAAAGCAAGGGGGTTTCCATAGATACGCAGAGTTATGCGTATAGAACTGTCGTATGACGGCGGCAGCGCGAGGCCTAGAGCCGGGCCCAGAGCCTCTCCGCCTCGCGGCGCAACTCCGCGCGGAAGTCGGGGTGGGCGATGGCGATGAGCTCGCTTGCCCGCTGGCGGTGGCTCTTCCCGGCCAGGCGCGCGATGCCGTACTCCGTGATCACGGTGTCCGCGTAGTAACGGGGGATCGTCACGATCGCACCGGCGTCGAGCTGGGGCACGATCTTGGAGACAGTCCCGCCCAGCGCCGTCGACGGCAGTAAGGTAATCGCCCGCCCACCCTTGGCGCTGAAGGCGCCGATGTGCATTTCCGGCTGGCCGCCTGTGCCGTTGATCATCCGGCCGCCGAAGACGCTTTCGGAGTTGATCTGGCCAAGCAGGTCGACGCTGATGGCGTTGTTGATCGCCACCATGTTCTCGTTCGCCATGATGGTGCGCAGGTTGAGGACGTATTCGGGGTCGTAAACCTGGAAGTGCGGGTTGTCGTCGATGATCGCCATGTCCTCGTTGTCGCAACCGGTCCAGGCCACGGCGATGGCGACGCCGTTGTGGATGGTCTTGCGGCGGTTGGTCACGACGCCCGTGGCGAAGAGCTTCGCGAGCCCCGGGCAGCCCAGCTCGGTGTGAATCCCAAGGTCGTGCTTGCCATCGAACGTCCCTATCGACGCAAGCCAGCGCGCCGGCTCGCCGATGCCGATCTGGAGCGTGGCGCCGTCCGGCACGACCTCGCTGACGTACCCGGCGATGGCCTTCACGTGCTCCGGCGGGCCGAGGTTCACCTGGAGCGCCTGTGCCAGCGTCTCCGGCGTGTAGTCCGCCAGACGGGGCCCGATCTCGGGCAGCATCTGCTGGAGACGCGAGCGCTCCGCCGCCAGCAGCACCTGGCGGAGGCCGGGGCGCCGGTCTTCGGGCACCGCCTCTAGGTAAGCCGCCAGCGGCCCGCCAGCCTGCCCCCCGGCACCCGCGGCGCCGGCGAACATCGCGCCCGTGCCTTCAACGAAGAGGTCGATCTCGGAGACGTGCATCCAGCAGTCGCCGTGCGCGATCACGGGCTGAGGGACTACTTCCGCGACGACAGTGCGGGCGCGGCGGGCGTAGGCGCGCTTGTTCCACATGTGCACGCCGAAGTTCACGTAGCCGTTCTTGTTTGGCGGTGAGACGTTTACGAAGACGACGTCCGGCTTACGGACCTCACCCGGCCGCTCGTCGATAGCCTTGAACTCGACGGAGAAGACGTTCGGCAGGTACGTACCGCGGCCGCTATCGGTCACGTGCCTGTTGGGGTCGCCGATGAACAGCTCGAACTCGAAGTCGGTGAAGGCCTGCGCCCACTGTTCGTCGTACCAACCCGGGTCACCGATCGGTGACGTCACTCGCACGGTCACGTCGCGTAGCTCTTCGCGCCGCTTCGCCAGCGCCTGAGCGAGCGACCACGGCGGCACGAGCGGGAACACGACCAGGTCCCCGGACTTCACGACCCTCACCGCCTCGTCATGCGTGGTCAGTTTGCGCTTGTAATCTTCCTGCCAGCCCAAGCCGTTCTCCTTGTTGCTCCGCAGGCGCCAACTCTGGCTGTTGGCGGCGACCTGCCGGGATGCAGAGGCTGCTC
Proteins encoded:
- a CDS encoding acetyl-CoA hydrolase/transferase C-terminal domain-containing protein: MGWQEDYKRKLTTHDEAVRVVKSGDLVVFPLVPPWSLAQALAKRREELRDVTVRVTSPIGDPGWYDEQWAQAFTDFEFELFIGDPNRHVTDSGRGTYLPNVFSVEFKAIDERPGEVRKPDVVFVNVSPPNKNGYVNFGVHMWNKRAYARRARTVVAEVVPQPVIAHGDCWMHVSEIDLFVEGTGAMFAGAAGAGGQAGGPLAAYLEAVPEDRRPGLRQVLLAAERSRLQQMLPEIGPRLADYTPETLAQALQVNLGPPEHVKAIAGYVSEVVPDGATLQIGIGEPARWLASIGTFDGKHDLGIHTELGCPGLAKLFATGVVTNRRKTIHNGVAIAVAWTGCDNEDMAIIDDNPHFQVYDPEYVLNLRTIMANENMVAINNAISVDLLGQINSESVFGGRMINGTGGQPEMHIGAFSAKGGRAITLLPSTALGGTVSKIVPQLDAGAIVTIPRYYADTVITEYGIARLAGKSHRQRASELIAIAHPDFRAELRREAERLWARL